From the genome of Papaver somniferum cultivar HN1 chromosome 2, ASM357369v1, whole genome shotgun sequence, one region includes:
- the LOC113351131 gene encoding uncharacterized protein LOC113351131, with translation MGEQPYAETTGDNLNLTIPEPGLSTMKNVCGSIKCVVVVIYGRPLVIEPYLSDVDALVAAWLLEVKVKVYQHCKDSSKYFNGHGRSRRCNSGGNITLWNGGDVYMEEILWGAFSMTIKFRNIKDGFTWIFTSVHGASDPADYSQFWLELEDIRTIIYEPWCVGGDWNVILCQAERNRAGGNKRNIKNFRNFLDSQNLLDIPMGGGRFTWKNSQNSPLLQRLDRFFMSMEWEDKCLGLVQTRLIRPVSDHAPILLSWNGGTSFKSPFRFENYFLSHPDFLNSLRIWWNNLTFSGNPSYILAKKLQGLKFFIKKWGRENFGSLQAEVDRLENLIDVMDSLEEINGLSQEEFAEREDFRIRHKYRSKGITSLVINDNTCHDKDVINAEAKRFYIDLFKEDHALRPTFDDMHLPSMSVQHSIMLEKPFIEEEVTNSITLDWRLNCTNIILLPKIEGAVSMHNFGPISLIGASELIDARERSNNPGLIVKVDLQKAFDNINWSCLDYKMSRFVFGNFWRKWIHWCISTVRFSISLNGSCSEFLRSSKGVIQGNPLSPFLFILVVEVHSFMIQKSVELNLIQGFKSFANGDTINHLQFADDLIMFLDDSEEQVTTLKNLLIAYEMVSGLKVNFKKSSLVAIGNAQFANSCALSFGCPVVQFSLNYLGIPIGSKSKSVTVWEVILQKFQKRLRNWQRRYLSKGGRLILIKHVLCSLPIYYLSLFQIPASIKKINGQHMRSFL, from the exons ATGGGCGAGCAACCATATGCAGAGACAACGGGGGACAACCTTAACTTAACAATTCCTGAACCTGGTTTGAGCACTATGAAGAACGTTTGTGGCTCTATCAagtgtgttgttgttgttatctaTGGACGACCTCttgtgattgaaccttatctatcaGATGTTGATGCTCTCGTAGCTGCATGGCTCCTGGAAGTTAAGGTCAAGGTGTATCAACATTGCAAGGATTCCTCAAAATACTTTAATGGGCATGGAAGATCGAGAAGAT GTAACTCTGGAGGTAATATTACTTTATGGAATGGTGGTGATGTGTATATGGAGGAGATTCTTTGGGGTGCTTTTTCCATGACTATCAAATTTAGAAACATCAAAGATGGTTTTACCTGGATTTTTACCTCAGTCCATGGTGCTTCTGATCCAGCTGATTATTCTCAATTCTGGCTAGAATTAGAAGACATTCGTACCATAATATATGAACCTTGGTGTGTTGGTGGAGACTGGAATGTTATTTTATGTCAGGCTGAGAGAAATAGAGCTGGTGGAAATAAAAGAAACATAAAGAATTTTAGGAATTTCTTAGATTCCCAAAATTTGTTAGATATCCCAATGGGAGGAGGAAGATTTACATGGAAAAACTCTCAAAACTCTCCACTTCTTCAGAGATTAGATAGATTTTTCATGTCTATGGAATGGGAAGATAAATGTTTAGGATTGGTGCAAACAAGACTCATAAGACCTGTCTCTGATCATGCTCCTATCCTTTTGAGCTGGAATGGAGGTACTTCTTTCAAATCTCCTTTTAGATTTGAGAATTATTTCTTATCTCATccagattttttaaatagtttgagAATTTGGTGGAATAACTTGACTTTTTCTGGCAACCCAAGTTATATTCTTGCAAAAAAGCTTCAAGGATTGAAATTTTTCATCAAAAAATGGGGTAGAGAAAATTTTGGTTCTTTACAGGCTGAGGTGGACAGACTAGAGAATCTTATTGATGTGATGGATAGTTTAGAAGAAATAAATGGTTTATCACAAGAAGAATTTGCTGAAAGAGAGGACTTTAGAATTCGTCATAA ATACAGATCAAAAGGCATTACTTCTTTGGTCATAAATGACAATACGTGTCATGACAAAGATGTTATCAATGCTGAAGCAAAGAGGTTTTACATTGATCTTTTCAAAGAAGACCATGCTCTAAGACCAACTTTTGATGATATGCATCTCCCTTCTATGTCAGTGCAGCACAGCATTATGCTGGAGAAACCTTTCATTGAAGAAGAAGTGACCAAT TCCATCACTCTTGATTGGAGACTTAACTGCACAAACATCATTCTTCTGCCAAAAATTGAGGGTGCAGTTTCTATGCATAACTTCGGGCCAATTAGTCTTATTGGAG CTTCTGAGTTGATAGATGCAAGAGAAAGATCAAATAATCCTGGCCTTATTGTCAAAGTAGATCTTCAAAAAGCATTTGACAACATAAATTGGAGTTGTTTAGATTATAAAATGTCAAGATTTGTCTTTGGGAATTTTTGGAGAAAATGGATCCATTGGTGCATTTCTACTGTGAGATTCTCTATCTCTTTAAATGGTTCTTGTTCTGAGTTTCTTAGAAGCAGTAAAGGGGTCATACAAGGTAATCCATTGTCACCTTTCTTATTTATCTTGGTGGTGGAAGTTCACTCCTTTATGATACAAAAATCAGTCGAGTTAAatcttattcaaggtttcaagtCTTTTGCAAATGGTGACACCATAAACCATCTGCAATTTGCTGATGACTTAATAATGTTTCTAGATGACAGTGAAGAACAAGTTACAACCCTTAAGAATCTATTGATTGCTTATGAAATGGTTTCAGGCTTAAAAGTGAATTTCAAGAAGAGTTCTTTGGTTGCTATAGGAAATGCTCAATTTGCCAACTCGTGTGCATTAAGTTTTGGATGTCCAGTAGTGCAGTTTTCTCTAAACTATTTGGGAATTCCTATAGGTAGCAAGTCAAAGTCAGTAACAGTATGGGAGGTGATTTTGCAGAAATTCCAAAAAAGATTGAGAAACTGGCAAAGAAGATACCTGTCTAAAGGAGGAAGATTGATTCTTATTAAACATGTCCTTTGTAGCCTTCCTATTTACTATCTTTCACTATTCCAGATACCTGcttctataaaaaaaataaatggacAGCATATGAGAAGCTTTCTTTAG